CCactttttctactttttagatgtatgaaaaattttgtaacaaaaatcaactcaatgaAAATAGTACTTTACTCTCatgacaaaaattattgaaaatgccAAGTGTCGTGGGCAGAAGTGGGTGACCCACTGGGTCAAACATGACCTGGTGTGTTTGGAACAGAACTGTCTCAAGTCCCCAGCTTTGCTCGTTTCCCCTTCAGGCGGTGTTTGGGGGGCCTCTGCAGGGTCTGCCGATGCCAGTGTCCtggaaggggctggaggaggatggCCGGCCCTCCCATCCCTCCCTGGGGCTGCAGTGGGTGTGGGCAGGGGACTGTCTGTCCAGCCTGCCGGCCTCACGGAGGGTCAGGGGCGAGCGAGGGCTCAGCCCGCTGACCCACAACAATGCCTGTTGGCTTGAGTTGGGCAGATTTGTGGGTGAGCCCCGCTGGGCCCTGGAGTGGAAAATCGGGGTGCCGGGGCTTTGTGACTGCGCCTGCAGACTGCTGACGTCCGGGAATCCTGTAGATAAAGCAAATACCAGCCTTTGTGTGAGAAGGGCTGGCATTCAGCTGCTGTGCAGCGGGATGCAAAACTGCTGAGAGCAGGCTTAACCCGCCACGGAAACAATGCGAGAGGGGCCGGCGCGTCTCTGGGGGTCACCCTCCAGGCCCCACTTCCTGCCGGCACAGGGCTTTGCCAGCGTCCGGCACCAAACTCCCTACGGGTCCCGATCTGTTTAGATGTTAGAGAAAGATGGTCTCAGGGACTGGGGCTCTCGCTTCCCCAAATGCACAcactgcacagacacacacacaccccacatgtGCACCcccatatatagacacacacacacatacacacaagcacacacagacacacagacacacacacgtaccccccatatagacacacacacacagacataataCACATACAGTCACACACACGCACCCcccatatagacacacacacacacacacagacgtacacaccaacacacacatagatacacaGACATACCACACATGCACCCcgcatacagacacacacacgcagacatacatacacacacaggcacacagtgCACCCCTtctatacacacagacacacacacacagagccacacGCTCGGGAGCTGagggccccggcccccgccccccgctgcaGCCCCCGTGGGCCTGGTCCCCCCTCTCCAGGCGGGAGCTCCAGGGCCGCCCCTGCACAGACCGGGCCCAGGCCAGACACACACCTGTGCACTCCCCCTGCTCCCTCGCCTGCGCCGCAGGTGGCCTTGGCGTCAGCTCTGTGGCCTCCCAGATGCCATGGCGGGGCCGGGTGGGAAGACCTCTGTTGGCGTCTCCAGGACAGGCTGGAGGGATGGGAGCATTGGGGCACAGCCGTCCTGGTCACTAGGGGTTTGCACAAGGCAGGGCTCAGCGCCAGGGCAGCCGGGGGTCCCTGCACAGACACGAGGGGGGCGTCTTTGTCACAGAGAGGGTGGGTGGTCAGGCCCCCAGCACCCCTCCCCTTGGGGCGTCCTCAGCCGCTGGCCCCTCCACGTCTCAGGAGCATGTTGTTGGGATTTTGTGGCTCCGGCTTCCCTCGGGCACAACTTTCTGGTCGGCTCCCAAGAGCCTGATAACTAGCCCAACAACCAAAATGGGGAAGACTCGCCACCTCCTCTGGGACAGCCTGTAACAAACACTCGGGGTTTGGTAGGCTTATGGGTATCCCCCCACTTTTAGGTTTATTGGATTTATCCGGATTCTGAAAGACAATGGATCGCTTTTATAACAGCCCTGTTATTTGAAATAGAACGAGCATCACAGGGTTCATCGGTCCTCTTCTAAAGACTTAGTACACGAAGACCTTCTCGAGAAAGCATCTCCTCGTCAGCAGTCTGTTTTTGTGTATGGGAATGATAGAAAGGACAGTGCAGAGGGGCCTCGGGCACCCGTGGACGTCCATGGGGCTGTGTGGTCCTCAGAGCTCAAGTGCGACCATTAAGGGCTGTGGCGCCGGAGCCGCTGCCCCAGGTTGGTTTACCAGGCGGCCCTCCCACCGAGAGGCAAGGGAAGGGTGGCACCTCACTCTTGTGACACGCTGGTGTGACCTCCTCGTGCATCCTCTCCGCCCGGGGGCCCCAAGGCTGCTGGTGACCAAGCGGGCTGCAGCCTGGGGCTCACAGAGGCAGAGCTGAGGTCCTGGCCAAAGGGCTCCGTGTGTGTGTCCACCCAAGACCTTTTTGAGAGCTGTGGGCAGCGGGGCGTGTACGGTGGGCTTCAGGTCTGCCCTGGACAGCTGCGGGGCCCACGTCACTGCTGCAGATCTGCAAGATGCTCCTGGGATGCCAGCAGAGAGCTCAGAGGAGCCCGAGGCCAGTGGTGTGCCCGGTGCATGTGACACCCGGAGCAGGTCACCCTCCTCCTCCACACGACACAGCTATTTCCAGTGTAATCAGGGAATAATCATGAATAATCATGAGTTTCCTGatttgttctttaaaacaaacaattaacaataaaatagaatatatttcaATCTTAAAGATATTCCTCAAAATCAGTGAAATATTCCATTGAGGACTATCGTTTGCCCTGAAACATCACACCTCACAGCCTGTGCTCTGTTtcacagttttatattttaaacacgCAATAAAAGTGCCAAGAAGTCACACAGCATGACAGAACTGGGATAACTCCGGTGCTGTCTTCACGTGGGCTGTCATTCGCCAACCTGAAACCCCGTGTTTAAGCACAGAAGTCAGAGGCTGGAGGTAAGAACCGCCCCGGGAGCCTGAGCAGTTCCCGACCTTGGAAACCGGCTCCAGAACAAACGCGCGGAGCAGGGTGGGCCAGCCTCGGGCTGGCCGTGTCACCGTGAGTTCTCCGGGTGATCTCCGCTTAGCACCTGTTTAGAGAAGGATAAGAAAGAAAACTCTGCTTGTTTGAAGATTACACACATGCAGGCCCTCCTTGTATTTGCGGATCCTGCGTTTGAGGATCTGTCTCCTGTGTCAGGTGCCCAGGCCGCCACACCACAGAACCACACAcgagtggcttaaaaaacagaagtTATCTCTCAGTCTGGACTCTGGAAGTCAtgatccaggtgtgggcagggctggaacCCCTGAGGCCTCTCCCCGTTGGCGCGTAGACGCTGTCTtctcctgtgtcctcacacggtgtTTCATGTgtttggggacccctggtgtctcttccccttataaggacaccagccctcCTGTATAAGGTCTTCCCCCTGTGTCCTCATGTCCtcttttcataaggacaccaTCTGATTCGAATAGGACCCACCCTAGCAGCCTGATTTTAGCTTGATCACCTGTTTAAAAGACCCCTCTGCAAGTAAGTTCACATTCTAAGTACTGGGGGTTGGGACCTCAACATAAAAAtttggggggggacacaattcagtccataatatcTCTGAAATCTGACCTCAAATCCATGCTCATGGCCCTTTTCATAGCCATTCACTGAGCAGAGCGGCAGAGGTGAAAAATCTGCGTGGCCGGACGTGCACGTCCCTGGCCGAGGGTGACAGGGCGACTCCGCCTGCTTGTTTCAGCTTGTGCTGCAAACCAGCGTCCTTTCCAGGGTCTGTTTAGTATCCCGTTTCCcacatttttctactttttgtgGCTTCACTGTTTACATGGTCCCAAGCACAGCGGGAAGGGCTGTCTAGTGTCCCAAGTGCAGGAAGGCTGGGATGTGCCTCCCCGGAGAAAACACGTGTCAGGTGAGCTTCGCTACAGGAGTGAGTTATGGGGCTGCTGGCGTGGATtcagtgttaatgaatcaacaacacGTATGAAATTAGCTGTCTTTGTACAGAAACACACACCAAACAAGCTCACGTACTGAGCGATGAAAATGTTGCCCACGTAGTGACTGATGataatgttgtgaccagaggctggtAGGACCTGACCCTGTGTTTCCCTGGGAGAAATGGCTCAGTAGTTACCAGTTCATTGTTCACGGCAACTTTATAGGACATCACTACCTCCAATGAGGAGAACCGACTGTATTATTATGTATGGATTGCTCAGACCTCAGACTAACAGAAGAGGAGGGGTATTTTGCACCTGCATGATTAGAACGGACTTTTGGGTggtttgttattgttttaaagCTCCGCAGATGCAGACAGCGCACCCCTTAGCACATGGTCGTGAATTCAAGGAGGAACACAGGCCCGGAGAAAAATGGTCTTGTTTTCCAAGAATCCAGGGTGGGAGGGTCTGGGCTGTGTGAGGTCAGGTGTGAGGCAGGGTGAGTTCGCACAGGTGAGCTGGCAAGAGCCGGTCGCCCATCACTCCGTCCCGCATCTCCTCCCATCCCTGTGGCCACTTTGCGGAGCTCTGGACCGCCTGCCATAGCACGTGTGGGCCACAGGTTTGGCCAATAGGCGAGGTCAGCAAACAAGACAGGAAGCTGGAAGGGCTCAGACGCCTGACGGAGCTGTAAGTTGACTTGAACGAGGTGGTGGCTCTGAGTGGTGTGAGTTTGTATTGGCCGCTACTGGTGGGCATTTCCTGAGCTGAGGGTCCCTCCAACCGCCCCGAGGGagggcgcctgtcatcacagcgCTTCCCTCCCTGCAGCAGGTGGTTAATGGCCTCCCCATCCTGATTCCAGGACCAGTGAATGTGTCACCTTACATGGCAAGGGGGGAAATAAGGTTCCTTCAAGAGCAGACTGTAAGACTGGGGGGTGATCCTGGATTCCCCGGGTGGGCTCAGTAATCACAGGGTCactagagggaggcagagggggacAGCCAGAGGGATGTGATGTGACGGCTGCCTTGGAAGACAGAGGAAAGGAACATGGGTCAAGGGATGggcagcctctggaagctggaaaaggcaagaaatggagTCTCCCCTGGAGCCTGCAGGAGGGCCCAGCCCTTCCGACACCTTGATttgagcccagtgagacccatttggacttctgacctccaaactACAAGGTAATACGtttgtgttgttttcagccaccaagtttgtggtcttttgttacagcagctgcagGAAACTGATACAGCACCATCATCTTGGGTTGGAAAGGTCCCCAAGGGCTCTGCGGCCATCCTGGGCCCCCTGTCTGGGGCCTGCATGGCTGGGTTTGCCACCTTGGTGCTGGCTCACTCTGAAGGCCAGCCCTGGGCTCCCGCTGGCTGCAGCCCACGAGTCGGGGGCATGGGTGAGTGCCTGGGCACCCCTATGTGTCTGAAGGACCTTGGAGGACCCTCAGCGACCCTGGGCCGTGCATCCCGTGGGCCGAGGTTGTACCCCGCCCCTGCCTGCAGACCCAGCCTGTTTGAAGGACCACATGGACAGCCAGGTGCAGGGTGAGAACGTACCAAGTGTCAGGGGGACCAAACGCAGTCAtgaggatacatcacatcttaaTGTGAtgtttaaacaaatgaaaatgggtgcaaaaaatccatgatgaacaaaagaTCAAATTGTACATAAAGGCAGGATCCTTACTGCTGACTTTGCTTTCTGTCTTCAGCTTCAGTGTGGCTCTAGCCCGCACTGACCATGTGCCTGGCCCAGCTGGACCCTCTCCTCAGCAGCCAGCTGGATGCCTgtgccccttcctccccctgccccacgcCCAGGAGCAGGCAGCCCATGCTGTGTGGGGTCGCCCACAGCCCTGCCCATCCCCTGGTTGACTCCCAGCCTGGGTGGGCAGCCTGCACCaaagccccctccccttcctccatgCTAAGTGACCTGTTTAACCTTTCTATACCCTGCTTTCCCTGTCTATGAAGtggggagatttgggacctacaTGCCATTTAGGGTGGCTGCAAGGGACCATGAGGTCACCATCAGTGTGGGCTCAGgcaggcctggggcagggagAGTGCCCTCCACCCCTCAGAGTATTGATTATCTGCCCCCTAATTTGGCCCTTGTTGCCTGACACCCTAGGGAATTGTAGACGTGCAGGGCAAAGGGTGGCATTTCCAGTTTTTTCTGGGCCCTTTACCACTGGCTGGATGCATATCACAGGTGTTCAGAGAGGCAGGGGGGTGGGCTTTGATACTGTGCACCGCTAGTTAGGGAGGGGCTGTGTGAGGGAGGCGCTGAAATTCCCACTTTTGACACCAGTTGCTTCTTAGATGTGTGAGACAAAATCCTCCTTAGGTACAGGGTGAGTGCTCTTTCCTGACCCACTAAGCCCAGGGCTTGGAGGTCAATTTGCAGAGATCCTGAGTGCTTTGAAGGTGCGCTGACCCCACAAACAGGAGGTGGACGCTGGTCAGAAACTGCACGAGGACCTGGGGAGGCGCAGGGTGAATTAGAAGCGTCTCACCGTCTGGACTGTGCATGAAAAAGCTGGCTCGGGTAGGGCGTGGGTCCGGCACGCTCCTGTGCTGTGGGTGTGGAGGGGGTGGTGAGTCAGTCTAAGGCTCCTGGAGGCCAAGTTACTGAAAAGTATGAAAGCCTTAAAACCAGGAGTGCCCCAACTGTGGCAGGTCCCCCCGGAGCGCATCCTGGGCCATAGCTGGATGGGCCACAGAGACAGGAGCCAACCAGTCACCAGGCCAGTAACAGGGACAGGGCACCTGCTCTAAGGACCCTGGCTCTGTCTGTTCCCAGGCCCTGAGGTTCTCAGGGATGGTGTCCAGAGGAGACCCCGGGATGCAGGATTTCCATGTTTGTCAAACCAAACCTGCCTCCCCTCTGGATGCACACAGACCCCACAGCAGGGCTCCCCGGTGCTGGCATTATGGGCGCTTTTTAGTTTCTTCTCTGCATTTTCTGtctttgttgagattttttaCAAGTATGTATAATGTTTGTAATCAGGAAGAAGTAATAGAGGTAATTCTGTTATAAAACACAATGCAGCCTTGCCTCGCAGCGGTGGGATTTGGGGACCACTTGTCTAGCCTCTGTGTCTCACTCTCTTCGTCTGTGAACCAGGGGTATGAGCTCCCACTCGTAAGGTGGCCGTGAGGTCACAGGGGACCACATATGCAGACACaggtacctggcacacagcaccCTCGCCCAGGAAAGGGGAGATGCGAGCCTTCTCTGCAGCACCGGCTGAGTGTGGGGGGCACAGAGAAGCCCCTTGGGGACGCTGTTCTCCTGGCATCCAGAGCTCTGGGCTGGTCAGCGCTGCAGCCGGGGCTGGGAGAGGTGCGCGCTCAGCCCAGCCCACGTTTCTGCTGACTGGGCGGCCTCCCTCCTGAGCTCACGCCTTCCAGACAAATCCCCCTAATGCCTCCATTCTGTCCCGCCGTATATAGGGAGGGCGTGCGCCCCAGCTCTTCAGTGCGCTGCACAGAGGCCCCTGCCCTGACTCCCCGCCAGCCCCAGGTCCCTGCAGAGTCGACGCCCGCCATGGACATCGCCATCCAGCACCCCTGGTTCAAACGTGCCCTGGGCCCCTTCTACCCTAGCCGGCTGTTTGACCAGTTCTTCGGCGAGGGGCTCTTCGAGTACGACCTGCTGCCCTTCCTGTCCTCCACCATCAGCCCCTACTACCGTCAGTCCCTCTTCCGCACCGTGCTGGACTCCGGCATCTCCGAGGTGAGACCCGCTGCGCGCTGCGCCCTCCTGCGGCGGCAGGGGGCCGGGCGGGAAGCGGGGCTCTGTGAGGCCCGGCCCTGGGGCAGGTGCGGCACCTCTGCTCTGTGCGCTCCCGTCCTGCTTTGTGGAGCGGCTGGTGACGGCCGCAGGGCCACTTTCCCACCTCAGCCCGCCTCGTCCGTCCTGGACGCACAGAGGCCAGGCCAACtaaaccacccccccaccccgcagagCCTCCCGTGCCtccgggggggtgggagggggagccgGCCTGCTGCCTTTTCCTCCTGTCATCAGCTCAGGACCCGTATGTGGTGGGTGGCATCCCTCCACATGCTGGGAGACCCCCGAGCAGCCCGGGGCACGGGCGCTGGTGGACGGAGCTCTGTGCAGCCTGGGGCTGCCCTTGCCCTCCAGCAGCGAGGTCTGGCAGGAGGCCTCCTGTCTGAAGCCCTCTGCAGCCACAGagctgcagtgtgtgggctcttcCCGAGTTTGCCTGGGCGCCCGAGGCCAGGCCCCGAGGGCAGGCAGGGCGGTCCACCGGCCTTTGCTCCCAGGGTCCAGTGTTCTGGAGGTGCCAGGGGTCAGCACTGCCTAAAACACAGGGGCCTGCTCGGAGCTGGTGAAACACCGAACGTTCCGGGGCCGACGGGGCCCACAGGAGTGCCCCAagcgaggggagagggaggggaggaggctggaAGCACTTTCTGTGCGAGGAGCTGGGCGACCTGCGTAGCCTGCCGGGCACATCACATGCATGCCCGTGTGCAGAGACAAGGCCCCAGGCTGTTCACGGAGAGGCGGGCAGAGGCCAGGGGCCGCGACCTCATTCCAAGTGCTCAGTCCCACCGACCGGCCAAACAACACATAACCAGCCAGCCAACCAATCTGTAACCGGCCACTCAACCCATACCAATCAGCCAGGCAACCCCTCACCTACCAGGCGGCCACAGACCCCCGGGGCTCTGAGTGTCAGCCGAGTGGCCACAGTGTCCTGAGTCCCAGGTCCCTCTGTCCCCCGGGCACGTGGAGGGAGAGGTTAGAGCCTTGACCACAGGTTCTGTTCTGATAACTGGGGACTAAGCCCCGGCCACCCCACTCCAGCTGCTCCGGCCAGCCCTGCAGGGGCCTCGGCCAGCCCCCTCCCTGAGCCACAGCCCCGTGGAGACCTACACGGATACTTGGTTTCAGGTCCGATCCGACCGGGACAAGTTTGTCATCTTCCTGGACGTGAAGCACTTCTCCCCCGAGGACCTGACCGTGAAGGTGCAGGAGGACTTCGTGGAAATCCACGGCAAGCACAACGAGCGGCAGGTGAACCTGGGCCCGGAGGGAGGGGCTGCATCCCCGAGCAAGGCCCCCTCCTGGTGACCAGGAGGCCACCCCGAGCCCGCAGCAGGCCTGGGCAGCGGGTGAACGGCCAGCGGGGGCCCGTGGGGAGCCCCATTCAGGAACTGCTCGGCATCCCCGGCTCTGTCCAAATCCCCTGGGTGATGGGGTGGGACTAGGAAAGACCCCAGGAGACGCCAGCACCAAGGGAGCGAGCTCCAAGCCACGTAGGTTTTCACACCAGCTTCTCTCGGGAGGATGGTGCAGCTGACTTGTGTCGGAGCCCGAGTGCCCGGAGCCCGTTACCCTGAGGGGGCAGGGGTCCAGCCAGGACAGCTCGGAGACCAGGGCTTTGTCCAGTAGTGGGGAAGCTGGAGGCGGGGGAGAGACCCCACTGCACCTGCTGCTCTCCCCTCCTGGGTCCCTGGAGATGCCCGGACACTACGCTGAGGCTCTGGGTCTTTCCACCTGGAGGGGAGGGAGTCGGGCCAGGGGCTAAGCTGGGTCCAGGGCGTCAGGAGAAGGGAACGTCGAGGCATGGCTTTCTGACCCAGCTAGATGGACGGCAGGGACCTGAGCCCAAGCAGTCTGTGAGGCCAGAGGTGAAGGGATAGctggagccaagggcagggccaggGGCAGGACCACTCACACGATGTTAGGGTGACATTATCGTGAAGAGCCAGGGGCCCCAGGCAGGCCCAGACTGTATGCAGGGATGCAGGGCGGTCCCAGGGCGCTGGACACGGTCCAGCTGCCGCCCCGTGAGGGTATCATGGGTCTGACCCTCGTGCGGTCCAGGAGGGCCTCCTCTGTGCGAGGCAGCCGCCACCCACTGCAGCGGCGTCTCTGACCGCGCCCTCCCCTGGCCCCCCAGGATGACCACGGCTACATCTCCCGCGAGTTCCACCGCCGCTACCGCCTGCCTTCCAACGTGGACCAGTCCGCGCTCTCCTGCTCCCTGTCTGCGGACGGCATGCTGACCTTCTCCGGCCCCAAGGTCCCGTCTGGCATGGACGCCGGCCACAGCGAGCGGGCCATCCCCGTGTCGCGGGAGGAGAAGCCCAGCTCCGCGCCCTCGTCCTAAGCTCGGCCTCGGCCTCGGCTGCCACCCATCCCTCCGGGGGAGCCCTAGAAAGTGGGGCGTCTGTCTCCCCCGCCTCCCTCTTTTccgtttccttttcctcttctctgaggGCATGAGGGTTTGAGAGAGTAGCCTGGAGAGCTCGGGGCCTTGGCCTGAGGTGCTGAGACCTCAGAGTGGCCCGGATTCCAACACCAGCCAGTCGGTGGAAGTGACCACCATCCCAGCTTCTTAGACGGCATCCCTGTCCTCCCGGGCTTGCGGGCCGTCTAGGCTGCCCGGGAGGTCAGAGAACACCCCTCGCTGAGCAATCTCTGGGTGACCTCTGGTCTCCAGGGCCAGCCAGGTGCGTCTCAGCCCTCGGTGGCAGGCGCCCGCACCGGGGCCGAGCCGGGTGCCGTGAGGTCCGTCTGGCGGGAGCTCCCGTGCGCCTGGGCTCTCTGCAGGCTGCACCTCTCAGACCCCCTCCCCTCCGACCCTCCTCTATGTAGTGCCGCTCTTGGGGCATCTGGTCACCCACGAGAAGGCAGCCTGTGGCAGTCAATAAAGAGCAGATGACACAAGCAACTAGCCGTGTGCTGGCCGTGCTATTTTCGTGGGTGGGGGGGTTTTGGGCTGGCCGCACTATTTTCGGGGGCGGGGTTTGGGGAGCGATGGAGAAGGCGCGAGGGGACCCGTAGTGGGCATGCGAGGGacagggaggggcgggggagacTGGTCCGCCTGTCCCTGTTCAGCCCCGGCCGCCTCTAAGTGACCGGGTCGCCTCCTGGCTCCCAGACCCAGTGCTTCCTCGACGTCAGCTGTGCAGGCAGGAGGGGGTTCCTCCAAGAGCcctgagggatggagggaggaggggagggggcgggggacgTGGGAGGGAGAGGTTCTGGGCTCCCTTCTGTAACCCTGTGTGGGAACTGGGGTGCCAGGTGGGGATTTCCTGACCGCTGGCCTCCCCCTGGGGACTTCTGTCCCAGCTCCCTTGGGGTTTTGCTCCCTGGAAGTCAGAAGTGTCCACCCCTGTTAGGTACCACGCCCTGGGGGCCCCCCTCACTCTGACTCCCCCTGCCTGGAACAGGCACGGGGTCCTCGGGGGTCTCTGGTGACCAGGTCTGAGCGTCCCCCACCCAGAGGGGCGGCCTTCGTGCTGTCTGCCCAGACTCCCCCGCTATGGGAGGAGACGAGAGGCTAGCGGCCTCCTCGGGGGAGCCGGCAGGGGGTGGGCGGATCAGCCAGGGCCCGCCAGCTGCTCGGTGACCGTGCGGAGGGCAGTGGGCGGCCAGCTGTGGCCTCCGGGAGCGGAAAGCGAGCGGATGCCCTGGCTGGTGGGCACTGCAGGTGTTGCCAGGCCATGCGGAGGGCCCTCTCCTGGGGAGCGGAGGCCCGGGACCCTGGGCACCCCGATGGGGCCCAGCGGGACGCTCCTTGCGGTGGTGCCACGCTTCCCCTCCTGGGAGAAactggacaccaagaggggaggACACACGGGAGAATTTCCAAAAGTGAGCCCTGCTTAACACACGGGGAAACCGTTGCTGTCACGTGGATTTAAGTGGAAAGCAGGGCATTcgtgagaacacacacacacacacacacacttgcgcCCTTGTAGCTTGGGGTCACTCTGGTTTGGCCCCATCTAGGGAAGGGTCCTCACCCCGTGGGAGCTTCTCCAGACTcctttccacccccccccccaccgcagaCTCCTTCCAACAGGAAGCCCCCCTGCCGCCGCCCTGCCTTTTCATCCACACCCGTGGAGAAGGGCATACCCTGGGTAGGCGGCATAAATGGCCACTGCATTTGGGGGCTGGGCAGGTATTTTGGAAAATTAGAGTCTCTGAAGCCCCTGTTCCTCCCGGGTCCCCCCAGAGGGCACCTTCCGTTTTGTACAGCCTGGCCTATCACTGCACCGGGTCTGGGGGGCTGAGAGGTCCTGTCGGTCTGGCCTCAGACAGAACTGAGCTGTCATTAGATGCCGCTGGTCTCGTGTTCACTGTAGTTCTTGCCCAGGCCTGGTAACGGCCTGAGCTGTGATCCCCAAATCCATATGTAAGTCCTCCCCCCAGCATTGCAGAATGTGACTATTTTGAAGATGAGGGTCTCTAAAGGGGTgaataagttaaaatgaggtcatgagggggGCTCCTAATCCCATAGGGCTGGTGTCCTCACAAGGAGAGGAGGTTAGGACCCAGACGCACACAGAGGGATGAGCATGcggggacacagggaggggatggCCGTCTACATGCCCAGGAGGGAGACATCAGAGGAACCACGCCTGTGACACcttcatctcagatttccagcctccaggaccgtGAGAAAatgaacttctgttgtttaagcctccctgTCTATGGCATTCCTCATGGCAGCTCGAGCTGACTAATACAGGCCTGAATATGCAGACTTTGGCCCTCTGGGGAGGGGTGTGAGGTCACGCAGCAGGCTCAGGGAATCCGGGATGGAGCTCCTCGGGGATCTGCAGGGAGCACTGGGGCCCAGCCCGGGCAGGGAGCTGAGAGGACTTTCCCTGACGGCAGCACGCTGGGAGACCCCACCTTGCCTGGACTCCTGAGGCAAAGCCTCGCCCCGATGTCCTCCCAGGGCCCCCGGGCGGTACACGCCCCTTCTCTGCTCTCCTCCCTGCCTGGGCGTTTCTCAAGCTA
Above is a window of Eschrichtius robustus isolate mEscRob2 chromosome 6, mEscRob2.pri, whole genome shotgun sequence DNA encoding:
- the CRYAA gene encoding alpha-crystallin A chain, translated to MDIAIQHPWFKRALGPFYPSRLFDQFFGEGLFEYDLLPFLSSTISPYYRQSLFRTVLDSGISEVRSDRDKFVIFLDVKHFSPEDLTVKVQEDFVEIHGKHNERQDDHGYISREFHRRYRLPSNVDQSALSCSLSADGMLTFSGPKVPSGMDAGHSERAIPVSREEKPSSAPSS